A window of the Pirellulales bacterium genome harbors these coding sequences:
- a CDS encoding EutN/CcmL family microcompartment protein, with translation MFVAKVTGSVVATQKVNSMVGHKLLVVEPYRLDPETRRSLKTTGRTFVAVDTVGAGEGEFVLITQGSSARLTPETKNLPIDTVIVGIVDKVHVDQQCVFQRDTE, from the coding sequence ATGTTTGTCGCCAAGGTCACCGGCTCCGTGGTCGCCACGCAGAAAGTGAATTCGATGGTCGGGCATAAGTTGCTCGTCGTCGAACCGTATCGGCTCGATCCGGAAACGCGACGATCGCTCAAGACCACCGGGCGAACGTTTGTGGCCGTGGACACAGTTGGGGCCGGTGAAGGAGAGTTTGTGCTCATCACGCAAGGCTCGAGCGCTCGACTGACGCCGGAGACCAAGAACCTGCCGATCGACACCGTGATCGTCGGGATCGTCGATAAAGTGCACGTCGATCAGCAATGCGTGTTCCAGCGAGATACGGAGTGA